The Streptomyces cathayae DNA segment CGCTGCTCCTGGAGGGCGTCCCGGTCCGGCTCTCCGGCCAGGACTCGCAGCGCGGCACCTTCGGCCAGCGCCACGCGGTCGTCATCGACCGTGAGACGGGTGCCGAGTTCACGCCGCTGATGTACCTGTCCGAGGAGCAGGCCCGGTACAACGTCTACAACTCCCTGCTCTCCGAGTACGCGGTGATGGGCTTCGAGTACGGCTACTCGCTGGCCCGCCCGGACGCACTCGTGATGTGGGAGGCGCAGTTCGGCGACTTCGTCAACGGCGCGCAGACGGTCGTGGACGAGTTCATCTCGTCGGCCGAGCAGAAGTGGAACCAGACCTCCGGTGTGACCCTGCTCCTGCCGCACGGCTACGAGGGCCAGGGCCCGGACCACTCCTCGGGCCGCCCGGAGCGGTTCCTGCAGCTCTGCGCGCAGAACAACATGACGGTCGCGATGCCGACCCTCCCGTCGAACTACTTCCACCTCCTGCGGTGGCAGGTGCACAACCCGCACCACAAGCCGCTGGTCGTCTTCACCCCGAAGTCGATGCTGCGCCTGAAGGCGGCGGCCTCGAAGGCGGAGGAGTTCACCACGGGTCAGTTCCGCCCGGTCATCGGCGACGACTCGGTCGACCCGGCCGCGGTCAGGAAGGTCGTCTTCACCGCCGGCAAGGTCTACTACGACCTGGACGCCGAGCGGCAGAAGCGCGGCATCACGGACACGGCGATCATCCGCCTCGAGCGCCTGTACCCGCTGGCGGGTGCCGAGCTCCAGGCGGAGATCAAGAAGTACCCGAACGCCGAGAAGTACCTGTGGGCCCAGGAGGAGCCGGCGAACCAGGGTGCCTGGCCGTTCATCGCGCTCAACCTGATCGACCACCTCGACCTGGCCGTCGGCGCCGACGTCCCGCACGACGAGCGTCTGCGCCGCATCTCGCGTCCGCACGGCTCGTCCCCGGCCGTCGGTTCCGCGAAGCGGCACCAGGCCGAGCAGGAGCAGCTGGTGCGTGAGGTGTTCGACGCCTGACCGACGCCGTCACGGGTCGTTCCCGGCCGGGCCGCACCCCCTCTTCGGGGGTGCGGCCCGGCCCGTTTGCGCGCACATATCCTTGTTCTCATGTACTTCACGGACCGTGGCATCGAGGAACTGGAGAAGCGGCGCGGCGAGGAGGAGGTCACCTTCGAGTGGCTCGCCGAGCACCTACGGACGTTCGTCGACCTCAACCCCGACTTCGAGGTGCCGGTGGAGCGCCTGGCGACCTGGCTGGCCCGGCTGGACGACGAGGACGACGACGAGTAGCGGGATTCCAGCCGCACGGGCCTTCCAGCTACGCGGGCCTTCCAGCCGCGCGGGCCCCTCGGGCGTTTCACCCCTTCTGCATGAGGACTGATCACCAGAACGAGTGTCTTGACTTTCCCCGACCGCGATATATCGTGAATTACGTGAGACGCGATATGGCGCGTCGGGGTTCTTGCGTGCCGGGCGTCCGCCGCCGGCGCCACTCCCGGTCGGCCGTCCCGTCGCCTCGCCGTCCGGCAGTCAGGCAGTCCGGCTCAGGAGGTTCCACCATGGCCGAAAGGCCCGCAAGGTCCGAAAGGTCCGTCTCGGAGGCCACGAAGCTCACCTTCGACGAGCCAGTGAGCGAACTCCGCATACGCATCGTCAACGGAACGGTGAACGTGGTGGGGACGGACGAAGGTTCCGCCCGCCTGGAGGTCTCCGAGATCGAGGGGCCACCCCTGGTGGTCACCCAGCAGGGCGGCACCCTCACGGTGGCCTACGAGGACCTGCCCTGGAAGGACTTCCTCAAGTGGCTGGACAGCAGGGGCCGGCACCGCAGCGCGGTGGTCTCACTGGCGGTTCCGGCGCAGGCGCGGGTCGAGGTGGGGGTGGTCGGTGCCGGGGCCGTGCTCTCCGGGGTCAAGGGGCCGGCGGTGGTGCGGGGAGTCACCGGCGACACCACTCTGGTGGCCCTCTCCGGCCCGGTCCGCGCGGACACGGTGTCGGGGAACGTCGAGGCCCAGTCCGTCACCGGTGCCCTGCGGTTCCACTCGGTCTCCGGCGACCTCACCGTGGTCGACGGGTCCGGGCCCACGGTGCGGGCGGACTCGGTCAGCGGCTCCATGATCGTGGACCTCGCTCCCGAGGGCCCCACCGACATCCGGCTGGCCAGCGTCTCCGGCGAGATCGCGATCCGGCTGCCCGATCCGGCGGACGCGGAGGTCGAGGCCAACACGGCGAGCGGCGCCGTCTCCAACGCCTTCGACGGCCTGCGGGTGCACGGCCAGTGGGGCGCCCACAAGATCACCGGCCGGCTGGGCGAGGGCAACGGCAGGCTGCGGGCCACCACCGTCTCCGGTTCCATCGCCCTGCTGCGCCGCCCGCCCCGCGAGGAGGAGAGCGAGCCGCGGGACGCGCCTGCCGACGCCACGGCCCGCGGAACGACCGACGGCACGACCGACAAGAAGGTGCTCTGACATGGCCCCCGTCTTCGCTCACGGACGTCTCCGTCTCTACCTGCTGAAGCTGCTGGACGAGGCCCCGCGCCACGGCTACGAGGTGATCCGCCTCCTCGAGGAACGCTTCCAGGGGCTGTACGCACCGTCGGCGGGCACGGTCTACCCGCGCCTGGCCAAACTGGAGGCGGAGGGCCTGGTCACCCACGCCACCGAGGGCGGCCGCAAGGTGTACTCCATCACGGACGCCGGCCGCGCCGAACTGGCCGACCGCAGTGGTGAGCTGGCCGATCTGGAGCTGGAGATCCGGGAATCGGTCGCCGAACTCGCCGCCGAGATCCAGGCCGACGTCCGCGGCGCGGCCGGCGACCTGCGCCGCGAGATGCGGGCCGCCGCCGGCCAGGCCCGCCAGGGGCGGGGCGCGGGGACGGAAGCCGGACCCGGCCCTGAACCCGGCCCCGGCCCCGGCCCCGGCGACTTCACGGGCCCCGAAGAGAAGGACGCCTGGCAGGCCGCCAAGGAGGAGATGCGGCGCGCCAAGCAGGAGTGGAAGGAGCAGGCCCGGCGCGCCAAGGACGAGAGCCGCCGCGCCCGCGACGAGGCCCAGCGCGCCCGCCGTCAGGCCAAGGAGGCCCAGGACCGGGCCACCGCCCAGGCCCAGGAGGAGGTGCAGCGCATCGCCCGGCGGGTGCAGGAGCAGATGCAGGACCGCTTCTCACGCGGCGACTGGCCGACCGGCCTGCGCGAAGGGCTGGGGGAACTGGTCAAGGAGGTGGGTGAGTTCGGCAAGGACTTCGGCTTCGGTCGCACCGAGGCGGAGAGCGGTACCCCGGCGTCCGGGCCGTCGTACTCCCGGACCCCGGAGGACTTCCCGGCCGACTACATCCCGACCTGGGCGCACGAGGGCGCCACGGACTCCACCGGCGATCCCGCGCGGGACCTGGACCGGCTGCTGGACCGGTTCCGGGACGACATCCGCGACGCGACCCGCGACCACGGCATCACCCCGGACCAACTCCGCGACGCCCGCCACCACCTGTCCACAGCGGCAGCCCAGATCGGAGCGCTGCTGCGCACCCCGAAGCCCTGAGCCCGACAACGGGCCGGGCCCCGGCGATGCCAGCCGGCCCCGGCTCGTACGGCCGGGGCCCGGTGGTACGGCCGAGGAGCCTCACCGTGCCGTCGGACGGGCCGCGCCCTCCTCAGGCACACGCCTCCCCCGGGCCGGCGAGCACTCTGGTCAGTGACTCGTGGGTCACCCCGTGGTCGGCGAGCACCTCGGCCGGGACGCCGGGGCGGAGGGTCAGGGCGAGAAGGATGTGCTCGTCCCCGATGTGCCGCTCGCGCCGGGCGAGGGCGACGCGCAGGGCCTTCTCCAGCACCTCCTTGGCGTCCTTGCCGAAGCCGGGGCACCCCGACCACCGGTCCCTGTCCTTCCGGTCGCCGGACATCGCCCCGACCCCATGGGTTTCCTCCACCCGGGCGACGATCTCCCGGACGTCGATCCCCAGCTCCGCAAGGGCGTCGGCCTCGGCCCGTGACAGACCGGCACGGCGCCGCGCCTCCTCCAGGGCCCGCCGCACCGACTCCTTGCGTTCGTCGGCCCCGAGCGCCGCCAGCGCGAAGGAGGCACGACCGCCCTCACGGTCCAGCAGGGCGAGCAACAGGTGCTCGGCGCCGACGGTCCGCGCCTGCGTCCCTTCGGCGCGCTCGACCGCCCCTTTCACCACCGCACGGGCGTCCTTCGTGAACCGCTCGAACATCACTGCCTCCCGTACTTCTTGTGCACGGCCTGCCTGCTGACTCCGAGCTCGGCAGCGATCTCCTGCCACGACCAGCCCTGATGGCGCGCGTTGCGCACCTGCACGGCCTCCAGTTGCTCCAGCAGCCTGCGCAGCGCGGCGACGGCCCGCAGGCCGACCCGTGGGTCGCGGTCGCCCGCACGCGCGGCGAGGTCGGTTGCCTCAGTCATGACGTCAACTTATGTTGACACCGGGGCAGCGTCAACCCCAGTTGACAAAACGACGGCCGGCCCGGAGATCCGGACCGGCCGTCGTGAGGTGGGCCGCACTCCATCGTCAGGGGTTCGTGAGCACGATCTTGCCGAACTGCCCGCCGCTCTCCATCCTTTCGAAGCCCTCCCGCGCCCGGTCCATGGGCAGTACCTCGTCGATGACGGGCCGCACACCGGTGGCGGCGCAGAAGGAGAGCAGGTCCTCCAGCTCGTCCTTGGTGCCCATCGTCGACCCGACAATCCTGAGCTCCAGGAAGAAGACCCGGGTGAGCTCGGCGTGCGAGGGCCGGTCGCCGCTGGTGGCGCCGGAGATCACCAGCGTGCCGCCGGGCCGCAGCGACTTCACCGAGTGGGACCAGGTGGCGGCCCCCACGGTCTCGATGACCGCGTCGACCCGCTGCGGCAGCCGGGCTCCGGGCTCAAGCGCCTCCGCCGCGCCCAGTTCCACGGCCCGCTTGCGCTTGGCCTCGTCCCGGCTGGTGGCGAAGACCCGCAGCCCCGCGGCCTTCCCCAGCACGATCGCGGCGGTGGCGACGCCCCCGCCGGCCCCCTGCACCAGGACGGAGTCACCGGGCCGCACCCCGGCGTTGGTGAACAGCATCCGGTAGGCGGTCAGCCAGGCCGTGGGCAGGCAGGCCGCCTCCTCGAAGGACAGCTCCCTCGGCTTGGGCAGGATGTTCCAGGTGGGCACGGCGACCTGCTCGGCGAACGTGCCGGGGTAGCGCTCCGTCAGGATCGACCGGGGCTCGTTCGGACCCACCCCATGACCGGTCTGTCCGATCACGGAGTGCAGGACGACCTCGTTGCCGTCCTCGTCGATCCCGGCGGCGTCGCAGCCGAGGATCATGGGCAGTTTGTCCTCCCCGAGGCCCACGCCCCGCAGGGACCACAGGTCATGATGGTTGAGGGAGGCGGCCCTCACGGTCACGGTGCTCCAGCCGGGACGGGCCTCGGGAGCAGGACGCTCTCCCAGCTCCAGACCGGAAAGCGGCTGGTCACGGTCGATTCGGGCGGCGTAGACAGCGAACATGGCCTTGACGATAGGCCGCCCGTCCCCCCGGCGGAACAACGCGGCGCTGTGAGACACGCCTTCTTGCCGGCACGCCGCACCGCTCCCCGGCGCCCCACCCGCCTCCCGGTGCCCGGCCCGCGCGGTGCGCCCGGCCGCCGGGAAAAGCAGTCGGCCCCGTCCACCCGAGGACGGGGCCGACCCGGTTCCGCGCGTCTCAGCGGCGGGCGACGCCCTCCGCACGGGCGGCCGCGGCCACCGCCGCGGTCACCGCCGGAGCGACCCGCTCGTCGAACGGGGACGGAATGACGTAGTCGGCGGAGAGGTCGTCCCCCACCACCGACGCCAGCGCCTCGGCCGCCGCCAGCTTCATCCCCTCGGTGATCCGCGAGGCACGCACCTGCAGCGCGCCCGCGAAGATCCCCGGGAACGCCAGCACGTTGTTGATCTGGTTCGGGAAGTCCGACCGCCCGGTGGCCACGACCGCCGCGTACTTGTGCGCGATCTCCGGGTGCACCTCGGGCTCGGGGTTGGCCATGGCGAAGACGAAGGCGCCCTTCGCCATCGACGCCACCGCCGATTCCGGCACCGTGCCGCCGGAGACGCCGATGAAGACGTCGGCCCCGTCCAGCGCGGTCTCCAGCGAACCGGAGAGGCCGGTCTTGTTCGTGAACTCCGCCACTTCCCGCTTGATCGGCGTGAGGTCGTCGCGCTCGCGCGAGAGGACGCCCTTGCGGTCGGCCACCGCGACATCGCCGATCCCGGCCTCGACCAGCATCTTGGCGATCGCGACACCGGCCGCGCCGGCGCCCGAGATCACGGCCCGCAGCTCGCCCAGCGCCCGCCCGCTCAGCCGCGCCGCGTTGCGCAGCGCCGCCAGCGACACGACCGCCGTGCCGTGCTGGTCGTCGTGGAAGACCGGGATGTCCAGCTGCTCCTGCAGCCGCCGCTCGATCTCGAAGCACCGGGGGGCCGAGATGTCCTCCAGGTTCACCCCGCCGAAGGACGGAGCGAGCCGGACCACGGTCTCGATGATCTCGTCCACGTCGGTGGTGCTCAGCGCGAGCGGGACCGCGTCCACACCGCCGAACTGCTTGAAGAGGATCGCCTTGCCCTCCATCACGGGGAGGGAGGCCTCGGGGCCGATGTCACCGAGTCCCAGCACGGCCGTACCGTCGGTGACGACGGCGACGACCGAGGACTTCCAGGTGTAGTCGTGGACGAGTTCCGGCTGCTCGGCGATCGCGCTGCACACCTTCGCGACGCCGGGCGTGTAGGCCAGGGACAGATCGTCCCTGTCACGGAGCGGCACGGTGGCCTGCACAGCCATCTTGCCGCCGCGGTGCAGCGCGAATGCCGGGTCGATGGACTCCAGGGGCTCGGCCCCGCCGCCCTGTTCCGTATGACCGTTCTGGCTTTCGCTGTCGCTGCGAGGATTGACAATCTCCGCTGCCACTTGGTTGACCCCTTAATCGTTCTTGGTCTGAGGGTTGCCGCTCCGGGTGAGGAGCGGGCGGGACCGCGCAGGGCCCGGTGGGTTGATGCGTCGGGCACAGACGCGACGGGCGCGCCGCACACGCGCCCTGGATCCCCGGATGAGGGGTGTAAAGCACCTTCTTACCGGACGGACGCCTTCGGCGACGAGTCCATAACGCAAAGGTCACATGCGGGCGCCGGGGTTCATCATCTGATTTCAGGACAATCCACCGGCAGATGGTTGACAAACGCTCGAGACATGGCAAACACCATGGCCGGGCGACCAATACCACGTCATGAACCGAAGATCCTCCGGTCGGAACGGAGCATTCCCGCAGACCGTCCGGCCATGTTGGAACGAATCAGTGCGGTTCGAGCGTCACCCGTTATCCGATTTTGACATGGCGACCCCACTGGATGGAGCAGTCCGAATGGCAAGATGCGGTCATCACACGAGGTCGCGACACTCGAAGACGTGTGCTCTCGTCGACCCGCGGCACTGCCGGTCCCCATCGGCAGTGGCCGAACCCATCGGCATTCCACTCATCCGCCGGAGGAACCACCATGGCCGCACGCACCACCCGTCGTACCCCCGCCGCCAAGTCCCGACTGGTAGCGGTCGGCGCGATCGCGGTCGCAGCCACCCTGCTCGTCACCGGCTGCGGTGACCAGACCAAGGACAGCGGCGACACCGGGTCGACGAGCGCCGCCCCGCTGGCCGACAAGCTGCCCCAGTCGATCCGCGACAAGGGCGTCGTCAAGGTCGGTTCGGACATCGCGTACGCCCCGGTCGAGTTCAAGGACGACTCCGGCAAGGTGGTCGGCATCGACCCCGACCTCGCGGCCGCCATGGGCAAGCAGCTCGGCGTGACGTTCGAGTTCGAGAACGGCACCTTCGACACCCTGATCACGGGCCTGCGCTCCAAGCGGTACGACGTCGCCATGTCCGCGATGACCGACACCAAGGACCGCCAGGAGGGCATCGACGCCGAGACCGGCAAGAAGGTCGGTGAGGGCGTCGACTTCGTGGACTACTTCACGGCCGGCGTGTCGATCTACACCAAGAAGGGTGACGACCAGGGCATCAAGACCTGGGCCGACCTGTGCGGCAAGAAGGTCGTGCTGCAGCGCGGCACGGTCTCGGAGGACCTCGCCAAGGCCGAGAACGAGAAGTGCCCGGCCGGCAAGAAGATCGCCATCGAGGCCTTCGACAACGACCAGCAGGCCCAGACCCGGCTGCGTGCGGGCGGCGCCAACGCCGGTTCCTCCGACTTCCCGGTCGCCGCGTACGCCGTGAAGACCTCCGGCGGCGGCAAGGACTTCGAGCTGGTCGGCGAGCAGGTCGAGGCCGCCCCCTACGGCATCGCGGTCGCCAAGAGCAACACCGAACTGCGGGACGCGCTCAAGGCCGCGCTGGACGCGCTGATCGAGAACGGCGAGTACCAGAAGATCATGGACAAGTGGGGCGTCGCGGAGGGCTCCATCGACAAGGCCACCATCAACGGCGGCAAGTGACCGCGGGCTCGCGGCACTGAAAGGCA contains these protein-coding regions:
- a CDS encoding DUF6104 family protein, translated to MYFTDRGIEELEKRRGEEEVTFEWLAEHLRTFVDLNPDFEVPVERLATWLARLDDEDDDE
- a CDS encoding DUF4097 family beta strand repeat-containing protein; the encoded protein is MAERPARSERSVSEATKLTFDEPVSELRIRIVNGTVNVVGTDEGSARLEVSEIEGPPLVVTQQGGTLTVAYEDLPWKDFLKWLDSRGRHRSAVVSLAVPAQARVEVGVVGAGAVLSGVKGPAVVRGVTGDTTLVALSGPVRADTVSGNVEAQSVTGALRFHSVSGDLTVVDGSGPTVRADSVSGSMIVDLAPEGPTDIRLASVSGEIAIRLPDPADAEVEANTASGAVSNAFDGLRVHGQWGAHKITGRLGEGNGRLRATTVSGSIALLRRPPREEESEPRDAPADATARGTTDGTTDKKVL
- a CDS encoding PadR family transcriptional regulator — protein: MAPVFAHGRLRLYLLKLLDEAPRHGYEVIRLLEERFQGLYAPSAGTVYPRLAKLEAEGLVTHATEGGRKVYSITDAGRAELADRSGELADLELEIRESVAELAAEIQADVRGAAGDLRREMRAAAGQARQGRGAGTEAGPGPEPGPGPGPGDFTGPEEKDAWQAAKEEMRRAKQEWKEQARRAKDESRRARDEAQRARRQAKEAQDRATAQAQEEVQRIARRVQEQMQDRFSRGDWPTGLREGLGELVKEVGEFGKDFGFGRTEAESGTPASGPSYSRTPEDFPADYIPTWAHEGATDSTGDPARDLDRLLDRFRDDIRDATRDHGITPDQLRDARHHLSTAAAQIGALLRTPKP
- a CDS encoding Clp protease N-terminal domain-containing protein, translated to MFERFTKDARAVVKGAVERAEGTQARTVGAEHLLLALLDREGGRASFALAALGADERKESVRRALEEARRRAGLSRAEADALAELGIDVREIVARVEETHGVGAMSGDRKDRDRWSGCPGFGKDAKEVLEKALRVALARRERHIGDEHILLALTLRPGVPAEVLADHGVTHESLTRVLAGPGEACA
- a CDS encoding helix-turn-helix domain-containing protein, yielding MTEATDLAARAGDRDPRVGLRAVAALRRLLEQLEAVQVRNARHQGWSWQEIAAELGVSRQAVHKKYGRQ
- a CDS encoding zinc-binding dehydrogenase, producing MFAVYAARIDRDQPLSGLELGERPAPEARPGWSTVTVRAASLNHHDLWSLRGVGLGEDKLPMILGCDAAGIDEDGNEVVLHSVIGQTGHGVGPNEPRSILTERYPGTFAEQVAVPTWNILPKPRELSFEEAACLPTAWLTAYRMLFTNAGVRPGDSVLVQGAGGGVATAAIVLGKAAGLRVFATSRDEAKRKRAVELGAAEALEPGARLPQRVDAVIETVGAATWSHSVKSLRPGGTLVISGATSGDRPSHAELTRVFFLELRIVGSTMGTKDELEDLLSFCAATGVRPVIDEVLPMDRAREGFERMESGGQFGKIVLTNP
- a CDS encoding NAD(P)-dependent malic enzyme, with protein sequence MAAEIVNPRSDSESQNGHTEQGGGAEPLESIDPAFALHRGGKMAVQATVPLRDRDDLSLAYTPGVAKVCSAIAEQPELVHDYTWKSSVVAVVTDGTAVLGLGDIGPEASLPVMEGKAILFKQFGGVDAVPLALSTTDVDEIIETVVRLAPSFGGVNLEDISAPRCFEIERRLQEQLDIPVFHDDQHGTAVVSLAALRNAARLSGRALGELRAVISGAGAAGVAIAKMLVEAGIGDVAVADRKGVLSRERDDLTPIKREVAEFTNKTGLSGSLETALDGADVFIGVSGGTVPESAVASMAKGAFVFAMANPEPEVHPEIAHKYAAVVATGRSDFPNQINNVLAFPGIFAGALQVRASRITEGMKLAAAEALASVVGDDLSADYVIPSPFDERVAPAVTAAVAAAARAEGVARR
- a CDS encoding ABC transporter substrate-binding protein, whose amino-acid sequence is MAARTTRRTPAAKSRLVAVGAIAVAATLLVTGCGDQTKDSGDTGSTSAAPLADKLPQSIRDKGVVKVGSDIAYAPVEFKDDSGKVVGIDPDLAAAMGKQLGVTFEFENGTFDTLITGLRSKRYDVAMSAMTDTKDRQEGIDAETGKKVGEGVDFVDYFTAGVSIYTKKGDDQGIKTWADLCGKKVVLQRGTVSEDLAKAENEKCPAGKKIAIEAFDNDQQAQTRLRAGGANAGSSDFPVAAYAVKTSGGGKDFELVGEQVEAAPYGIAVAKSNTELRDALKAALDALIENGEYQKIMDKWGVAEGSIDKATINGGK